One Perognathus longimembris pacificus isolate PPM17 chromosome 24, ASM2315922v1, whole genome shotgun sequence DNA segment encodes these proteins:
- the LOC125341302 gene encoding calmodulin-alpha-like — MADQLTEEQIAEFKEAFSLFDKDGDGTITTKELGIVMRSLGQNPTEAELQDMINEVDADGNGTIDFPEFLTMMARKMKDTDSEEEIREAFGVFDKDGNGYISATELCHVMTNLGEKLTDEEVDEMIREADIDGDKQVNYEEFIQMITAK, encoded by the coding sequence ATGGCTGATCAGCTCACTGAGGAACAGATTGCTGAATTCAAGGAAGCTTTCTCCCTGTTCGATAAAGATGGTGATGGCACCATCACAACAAAGGAGCTTGGAATTGTCATGAGGTCACTGGGTCAAAACCCAACAGAAGCTGAATTGCAGGATATGATCAACGAAGTGGATGCTGATGGTAATGGCACCATTGACTTCCCAGAGTTTTTGACTATGATGGCTAGAAAAATGAAAGACACAGATAGCGAAGAAGAGATCCGTGAGGCATTTGGAGTCTTTGACAAGGATGGGAATGGTTATATCAGCGCAACAGAACTATGCCATGTCATGACAAACTTGGGAGAAAAACTAACAGATGAAGAAGTAGATGAGATGATCAGAGAAGCAGATATCGATGGAGACAAACAAGTCAACTATGAAGAATTCATACAGATGATTACTGCAAAATGA